A part of Geothrix oryzae genomic DNA contains:
- a CDS encoding prepilin peptidase, with amino-acid sequence MPFMDLPPWLLSLLLAPFGLIFGSFSNVLIHRLPQEAPEDRNVVTRASHCPACKAKIKPWHNVPLFGWLWLRGKCAACGWRIPVRYPLVEVLGGLILGGAHWFFPFGTLIWFKAVICAYALVVLFFTDFTEMILPDAIQFPLMALGVLCALPQLAWPETLLKVWDRQDTLIQALAFHNGLQPAPAFRGFEAAVTWQASLLGLVIGYGGPALLNQIYKWIRKTDGLGMGDFKMLAWLGAFWGWGPMLGILFLGAGLGAAVGVPLVLLRRGSDQTVSGQTMLPFGCFLALATPVVVFFGRALWLGYLGWVG; translated from the coding sequence ATGCCCTTCATGGACCTCCCCCCCTGGCTCCTGAGTCTTCTCCTGGCGCCATTCGGCCTGATCTTCGGCTCGTTTTCCAATGTGCTCATCCACCGGCTGCCCCAGGAGGCGCCGGAGGATCGCAATGTGGTGACCAGGGCCAGCCACTGCCCCGCCTGCAAAGCGAAGATCAAGCCCTGGCACAATGTCCCGCTCTTCGGGTGGCTGTGGCTGCGCGGGAAATGCGCCGCCTGCGGCTGGCGCATCCCCGTGCGCTACCCGCTGGTGGAGGTGCTGGGCGGCCTGATCCTGGGCGGCGCCCACTGGTTCTTCCCCTTCGGAACGCTCATCTGGTTCAAGGCCGTGATCTGCGCCTACGCGCTGGTCGTGCTGTTCTTCACGGACTTCACCGAGATGATCCTGCCGGACGCCATCCAGTTCCCCCTCATGGCCCTCGGGGTGCTCTGCGCCCTGCCCCAGCTGGCCTGGCCCGAGACCCTCCTGAAAGTCTGGGACCGCCAGGACACCCTCATCCAGGCTCTGGCCTTCCACAACGGCCTTCAGCCCGCCCCCGCCTTCCGCGGCTTCGAGGCCGCCGTCACCTGGCAGGCCAGCCTCCTGGGCCTGGTGATCGGCTACGGCGGTCCCGCCCTGCTCAACCAGATCTATAAATGGATCCGCAAGACCGACGGCCTGGGCATGGGCGACTTCAAGATGCTGGCCTGGCTGGGCGCCTTCTGGGGCTGGGGCCCCATGCTGGGCATCCTCTTCCTGGGCGCGGGCCTCGGCGCGGCCGTGGGCGTGCCTCTCGTGCTCCTGCGCCGCGGCTCCGACCAGACCGTCTCGGGCCAGACCATGCTGCCCTTCGGCTGCTTCCTGGCGCTCGCCACGCCGGTGGTGGTGTTCTTCGGGCGGGCCCTGTGGCTCGGGTACCTGGGGTGGGTGGGCTGA